One Castanea sativa cultivar Marrone di Chiusa Pesio chromosome 4, ASM4071231v1 DNA window includes the following coding sequences:
- the LOC142632421 gene encoding uncharacterized protein LOC142632421, which produces MIAAHTGLELNSIIFVPTNKGVSSIQEVLTYTNNEQRNPELLASIMWTLWHRRNQVRTSTKDYPLTQLAPTALQALTDFQQANATDAARNRGPTKCRSRWSPPADGNFKVNFDGAQFSDMGKAGLGVIIRDSKGQAIASLSEQASLPFSPEIVEAMAAARAISFAQGLGFTSFILEGDSTNIIEALKSMMNLFPHLVIS; this is translated from the coding sequence ATGATCGCAGCTCACACAGGTTTGGAGCTCAATTCCATCATTTTCGTTCCGACAAACAAAGGTGTTTCTTCCATTCAAGAAGTACTCACCTACACAAACAATGAGCAGAGAAATCCGGAGTTGCTGGCTTCAATTATGTGGACCTTGTGGCACCGCAGAAACCAGGTTCGGACCTCAACTAAGGACTATCCTCTCACGCAGTTGGCTCCAACAGCGCTTCAAGCACTGACAGACTTTCAGCAGGCTAACGCCACTGATGCAGCACGAAACAGAGGCCCTACTAAATGTAGGAGTAGGTGGTCACCACCGGCGGATGGaaattttaaagttaattttGATGGAGCTCAATTCAGTGATATGGGCAAAGCAGGATTGGGAGTTATTATCCGAGACAGTAAGGGACAAGCAATTGCCTCTCTATCCGAGCAAGCAAGTCTCCCTTTCTCTCCAGAAATCGTTGAAGCTATGGCAGCAGCTAGAGCAATTTCTTTTGCACAGGGGCTTGGCTTTACATCCTTCATACTTGAGGGGGACTCAACAAATATTATAGAAGCTCTAAAGTCGATGATGAATCTCTTTCCCCATTTGGTCATATCATAA